GGCGCTTATCTTAAAAACCATGGCCGGACGGGACGCGCACGATTCTACCACGGCCGATGTGGCGGTGCCGGAATACGAGCAAGCGCTGGAAAAATCCATCAAAGGCTTGAAAATTGGTCTGCCCAACCAATACTTTGCCGACGGCCTTGATCCGGAAATACAGGAAGGCATTTTAAAAATAAGCGATCAACTGGCCCGGCAGGGGGCAACCGTTGATAACTTTGATCTGCCTTTGAGCCGTTTTTCCATTGCCACCTATTACATTATCGCCACCGCCGAGGCGTCCTCCAATCTGGCGCGCTACGATGGCGTACGATATGGCTATCGCGCGAAAGATGCGGAAGATTTAAATGAAATGTACGCCAGAACACGCAGCGAAGGTTTTGGGCAGGAAGTAAAACGACGTATTCTGTTGGGCACCTATGTACTTTCTTCCGGCTATTATGATGCGTACTACAAAAAGGCCATGCAGGTGCGTCGGTTGATCAAAGACGAACTGAACGCCGCCTTCAAAAATTTCGACGTGATTATTACGCCAACCACGCCAACCACCGCCTTTAAACTCGGCGAAAAAATCGACGATCCGTTAACCATGTATTTAATGGATGTGTACACCGTTACGGCCAACCTGGCCGGAATTTGCGCCATCAATGTGCCGGCTGGCAGGCATTCCAATGGTCTGCCTTTTGGCCTGCAGGTAATGGCGCCTGCCTTTCAGGAAGAACGATTGTTTCAACTGAGTGCAAGCATCGAAAAAATGATCAGTTAACTTCAAAATTGGTAAAAGGTACAACGAGCTCATGGAATACGAAGCGATAATCGGGCTGGAAGTCCACACCCAACTTTTAACCGAGACCAAAATCTTTTGCGGTTGTAGCACTAAATTCGGCGCGGAACCCAATTCGCAAACCTGTCCTGTTTGTCTGGGCATGCCGGGCGTGTTGCCCGTTTTAAATAAAAAAGTGGTGGAATTTGCCGTGCTGCTCGGCCTGGCAACCCATTGCCAGATCAGAAGATACAATCGTTTTGCCCGTAAAAATTATTTTTATCCAGACCTGCCCAAGGGTTATCAAATTTCGCAGTTTGAAGAACCCATTTGTGAAAACGGCTATCTGGAAATCGAAACGGAAAGCGGTAAAAAGCGCATCGGTTTAATCCGCATTCACATGGAAGAAGACGCCGGTAAGTCGGTTCATGACGAAACATACGTGCAAGCCAACGAGTCGTTAATTGATCTTAACCGCTGTGGGACGCCATTGCTTGAAATTGTCAGCGCGCCGGACATTCGTTCGCCTCAGGAAGCGCATGCCTATTTAGCGAAGTTGCGCCAGCTTGTTCGCTACCTTGGCATCAGCGACGGAAATATGGAAGAAGGCAGTTTTCGCTGCGACGCCAATATCAGCGTTCGACCGGTGGGGCAGAAAGAGTACGGAACGCGCACCGAACTTAAAAACATGAACTCTTTTGCTCACGTGCAAAAGGCGCTGGAATATGAAATTGCCCGCCAAACAGAGCTGTTAAAAGCCGGTAAACAGGTGGAGCAACAAACCCTGCTGTGGGATGCGGACAATAATGTGGCCCGCGCCATGCGTGGTAAAGAAGAATCGCACGACTACCGCTACTTTCCGGAGCCGGATCTGGTTCCCATTCACATTGATGTACAATGGTTCGATCAAATACAAAAGGCTTTGCCCGAGCTGCCGGAAGAAAAATTTCAGCGATTTACCGTCGATTACAAGCTGCCAGAGTACGATGCCCGTCTGCTGACCGAAAGTCGCGAGGTGGCGGATTATTTTGAACGCGTCGCCCAGCTATTTAACGATTTTAAGATGATCAGCAACTGGATGCTTGGAGAGGTTGCCCGCGCTTTAAATGAACAAAAAATAAGCATTACCGAATTTAAACTGGCCCCGCAGACTTTAGCCGATCTTTTAAAAGCCATTAAAAACAAAGTGATCAGCGGCAGCGCCGCCAAAAAGGTTTTTGAATATTTGCTGCAAAATGACAGCAGCGTTGAACAGGCCATTGAAAAGCTGGGATTAAAGCAGATTTCCGATGAAAGCCAGATCGAACAATTTGTGGTGCAGGTTATCGAACAGCATCCTGCCGAGGTGGAAAGCTTTAAAGCGGGTAAAACCAAGGTCATTGGATTTTTAGTGGGACAGGTGATGCGCCTTTCCAGAGGTAAAGCCAATCCGCAGCTGGTCAACCAACTGTTGCAAAAGAAATTGAACGGATAGGTCGGAAAACATTCGGCCTTGTTGTGTGCGATAAGAAGCGTATTCTGTTAACCAGTTTAATCAAAAAAATGACGGCGGGCTGCTTTGTCCGGCGGGAAAATGGACCATGGCGAAAGGGCTTACGTGCGTAAAATTTTAGCCGGTCTTACGCTGATTTTTGTAACAGGTTTTTTGTCGCAAAGTGGGGCGCAAGATTCGCTAAGAACAAAGCTGTTTGGCATTAAACCCCACCTGCTGCAAATTGCTCCCCTACATCTTGCGGGGGATTCTCTGAATATTCAGATGAAGTACCGCTCTTTTCCCTTACCGCGTCAATATTATGACTTAAAGCGCGTCATGCCTGCCAACCGCTTTTTGTGGGACTACCGCGAGA
This sequence is a window from Caldithrix abyssi DSM 13497. Protein-coding genes within it:
- the gatA gene encoding Asp-tRNA(Asn)/Glu-tRNA(Gln) amidotransferase subunit GatA, whose translation is MSIKEIQLALAQKKITLTGRVKKALASIEEHSHLNAFTQVFAEQALARAAELEKELAAGNDPGPLTGVIMAIKDNINIAGERTTCASKILETFVSPFDATVIQRLRDAGAIFIGKTNMDEFAMGSSSENSHFGAVKNPLNPSYVAGGSSGGSAVAVAIGACDAALGSETGGSIRQPASFTGLVGVKPTYGRVSRYGLVAYASSLDQIGVFARNVRDAALILKTMAGRDAHDSTTADVAVPEYEQALEKSIKGLKIGLPNQYFADGLDPEIQEGILKISDQLARQGATVDNFDLPLSRFSIATYYIIATAEASSNLARYDGVRYGYRAKDAEDLNEMYARTRSEGFGQEVKRRILLGTYVLSSGYYDAYYKKAMQVRRLIKDELNAAFKNFDVIITPTTPTTAFKLGEKIDDPLTMYLMDVYTVTANLAGICAINVPAGRHSNGLPFGLQVMAPAFQEERLFQLSASIEKMIS
- the gatB gene encoding Asp-tRNA(Asn)/Glu-tRNA(Gln) amidotransferase subunit GatB, giving the protein MEYEAIIGLEVHTQLLTETKIFCGCSTKFGAEPNSQTCPVCLGMPGVLPVLNKKVVEFAVLLGLATHCQIRRYNRFARKNYFYPDLPKGYQISQFEEPICENGYLEIETESGKKRIGLIRIHMEEDAGKSVHDETYVQANESLIDLNRCGTPLLEIVSAPDIRSPQEAHAYLAKLRQLVRYLGISDGNMEEGSFRCDANISVRPVGQKEYGTRTELKNMNSFAHVQKALEYEIARQTELLKAGKQVEQQTLLWDADNNVARAMRGKEESHDYRYFPEPDLVPIHIDVQWFDQIQKALPELPEEKFQRFTVDYKLPEYDARLLTESREVADYFERVAQLFNDFKMISNWMLGEVARALNEQKISITEFKLAPQTLADLLKAIKNKVISGSAAKKVFEYLLQNDSSVEQAIEKLGLKQISDESQIEQFVVQVIEQHPAEVESFKAGKTKVIGFLVGQVMRLSRGKANPQLVNQLLQKKLNG